In the Novosphingobium sp. 9 genome, one interval contains:
- a CDS encoding EF-hand domain-containing protein — protein MNRVILGALGALALVSLGLFWWQSKAAVERLAPPALPSAPPPDPMDLPSADDDALANIEGPDLPVASELSREQKRFARYDRDRDGRVSRAELLSTRTAAFRKLDKDGNNLLTFEEWAVTTVDKFQGADSNHDLYLTPTEFRSTAPPKPKPKLQCACGK, from the coding sequence ATGAACCGGGTGATTCTGGGCGCGCTCGGCGCGCTGGCGCTGGTGTCGCTGGGACTGTTCTGGTGGCAGAGCAAGGCAGCGGTCGAGCGTCTGGCGCCACCCGCCTTGCCCAGTGCGCCGCCGCCCGATCCGATGGACCTGCCCAGTGCCGATGACGATGCGCTGGCCAATATCGAAGGCCCGGACCTGCCGGTCGCCAGCGAACTCTCTCGCGAGCAGAAGCGCTTTGCCCGCTACGACCGGGATCGCGACGGCCGCGTCTCGCGCGCCGAACTGCTCTCCACCCGCACGGCGGCGTTCCGCAAGCTGGACAAGGACGGCAACAACCTGCTGACCTTCGAGGAATGGGCCGTCACCACGGTCGACAAGTTCCAGGGTGCCGATAGCAACCATGACCTGTACCTGACGCCCACGGAATTTCGCAGCACGGCGCCTCCAAAACCCAAGCCCAAACTGCAGTGCGCTTGCGGCAAATAG
- a CDS encoding pyruvate dehydrogenase complex E1 component subunit beta, translated as MAIELKMPALSPTMEEGKLAKWLVKEGDTVSSGDIMAEIETDKATMEFEAVDEGVVGKILVAEGTEGVKVGTVIAVLAAEGEDASSVSAAPAAAPAAAAEEAPKAAASGTEQLASSAKPKVSDPVIPHGTNMKTSTVRDALRDAMAEEMRRDERVFVMGEEVAEYQGAYKVTQGLLQEFGPKRVIDTPITEYGFAGIGAGAAMGGLRPVVEFMTFNFAMQAIDHIINSAAKTNYMSGGQMRCPIVFRGPNGAAARVGAQHSQNYGPWYASVPGLVVIAPYDASDAKGLLKAAIRSEDPVVFLENELVYGRHFELPELDDHVLPIGKARIMKEGKDVTIVSYSIGVGLALEAAEKLAEEGIDAEVVDLRTLRPLDKDTVLESLAKTNRLIVAEEGFPVCSIASEIATICMEEGFDNLDAPVLRVTNEDVPMPYAANLEKATLINTDSIVAAAKKVCYR; from the coding sequence ATGGCGATCGAACTGAAAATGCCCGCTCTCTCGCCCACCATGGAAGAGGGCAAGCTGGCCAAGTGGCTGGTCAAGGAAGGCGATACCGTCTCTTCGGGCGACATCATGGCCGAGATCGAGACCGACAAGGCGACGATGGAATTTGAAGCCGTCGATGAAGGCGTGGTCGGCAAGATCCTCGTGGCCGAAGGCACCGAGGGCGTGAAGGTCGGCACCGTAATCGCGGTTCTGGCCGCCGAAGGCGAAGACGCGTCGAGCGTTTCGGCAGCGCCTGCTGCCGCGCCCGCTGCGGCTGCCGAGGAAGCTCCCAAGGCTGCCGCCAGCGGCACCGAGCAGCTTGCCAGTTCGGCCAAGCCCAAGGTCTCGGACCCGGTGATCCCGCACGGCACCAACATGAAGACCTCGACCGTCCGCGACGCCCTGCGCGACGCCATGGCCGAGGAAATGCGCCGTGACGAGCGCGTCTTCGTGATGGGCGAGGAAGTCGCTGAGTACCAGGGCGCCTACAAGGTGACGCAGGGCCTCCTTCAGGAGTTCGGCCCCAAGCGCGTCATCGACACCCCGATCACCGAATACGGCTTTGCCGGTATCGGTGCCGGTGCGGCGATGGGTGGTCTGCGTCCGGTCGTCGAGTTCATGACGTTCAACTTCGCCATGCAGGCGATCGACCATATCATCAACTCGGCTGCCAAGACCAACTACATGTCCGGTGGACAGATGCGCTGTCCGATCGTGTTCCGTGGTCCCAACGGTGCTGCGGCCCGCGTGGGTGCGCAGCACTCGCAGAACTACGGTCCGTGGTACGCCTCGGTCCCGGGTCTGGTGGTGATCGCGCCTTACGACGCTTCGGACGCCAAGGGCCTGCTCAAGGCGGCGATCCGGTCGGAAGATCCGGTCGTGTTCCTCGAGAACGAGCTGGTCTACGGCCGTCACTTCGAGCTGCCCGAGCTTGATGACCACGTCCTGCCGATCGGCAAGGCGCGCATCATGAAGGAAGGCAAGGACGTGACGATCGTGTCGTACTCGATCGGCGTCGGCCTGGCTCTGGAAGCAGCTGAAAAGCTGGCCGAAGAGGGCATCGATGCCGAAGTCGTCGATCTGCGCACGCTGCGCCCGCTCGACAAGGACACGGTGCTCGAAAGCCTCGCCAAGACCAACCGTCTGATCGTGGCCGAAGAAGGCTTCCCGGTCTGCTCGATCGCCTCGGAAATCGCGACGATCTGCATGGAGGAAGGCTTCGACAACCTCGACGCACCGGTTCTGCGCGTCACCAACGAGGACGTGCCGATGCCGTATGCGGCGAACCTCGAAAAGGCGACGCTGATCAACACCGACAGCATCGTCGCTGCCGCCAAGAAGGTCTGCTACCGCTAA
- the pdhA gene encoding pyruvate dehydrogenase (acetyl-transferring) E1 component subunit alpha, with protein MPKAKNDVQPEVEAAGATAPDDNFAMNALQEAYDADRRYQPEKEELLNFYEQMLLIRRFEEKAGQLYGLGFIGGFCHLYIGQEAVAVGLQSALTSGVDSVITGYRDHGHMLAYGIDPKVIMAELTGREAGISKGKGGSMHMFSVEHKFYGGHGIVGAQVPLGAGLAFAHKYNEDGGVTLAYFGDGAANQGQVYEAFNMAALWNLPIIFVIENNGYAMGTAVKRGSAETHFHRRGHAFRIPGMQVDGMDVLQVRKAAEVALAHVRGGNGPVLMELNTYRYRGHSMSDPAKYRSREEVQDVRDNRDPIEHAKAELIKMGVTEESLKDLDKRVRAVVAEAADFAEKSPEPELSELYTDILVEQY; from the coding sequence TTGCCTAAAGCAAAAAACGACGTCCAGCCGGAGGTGGAAGCCGCAGGTGCAACTGCACCGGACGACAACTTCGCCATGAATGCCCTCCAGGAAGCCTACGATGCTGACCGCCGGTATCAGCCGGAGAAGGAGGAGCTTCTCAACTTCTACGAGCAGATGCTGCTCATCCGCCGTTTCGAGGAAAAGGCCGGCCAGCTCTATGGTCTGGGTTTCATCGGCGGCTTCTGCCACCTTTACATCGGCCAGGAAGCCGTTGCGGTCGGTCTGCAGTCAGCCCTGACCTCGGGCGTAGACTCGGTCATCACCGGCTACCGCGACCACGGCCACATGCTGGCCTACGGCATCGATCCCAAGGTCATCATGGCCGAGCTTACCGGCCGTGAAGCCGGTATCTCGAAGGGCAAGGGCGGCTCGATGCACATGTTCTCCGTCGAACATAAGTTCTACGGCGGCCACGGCATCGTCGGCGCGCAGGTGCCGCTGGGCGCAGGGCTTGCCTTCGCGCACAAGTACAACGAGGACGGCGGCGTCACGCTCGCCTACTTCGGCGATGGCGCTGCGAACCAGGGCCAGGTCTACGAAGCGTTCAACATGGCCGCCTTGTGGAACCTGCCGATCATCTTCGTGATCGAGAACAACGGTTATGCCATGGGCACCGCCGTGAAGCGCGGTTCGGCCGAAACGCACTTCCACCGTCGCGGCCATGCCTTCCGCATCCCCGGCATGCAGGTTGACGGCATGGACGTGCTGCAGGTCCGCAAGGCCGCCGAAGTGGCGCTGGCGCACGTGCGCGGCGGCAACGGTCCGGTTCTGATGGAACTCAACACCTATCGCTATCGCGGTCACTCGATGTCGGACCCTGCGAAGTATCGCAGCCGCGAGGAAGTGCAGGACGTTCGCGACAATCGCGACCCGATCGAGCACGCCAAGGCCGAGCTGATCAAGATGGGCGTTACCGAAGAGAGCCTCAAGGATCTCGACAAGCGCGTGCGCGCCGTCGTCGCCGAAGCGGCGGACTTCGCCGAGAAGTCGCCCGAGCCGGAACTCTCCGAACTTTATACCGACATCCTGGTGGAGCAGTACTGA
- the gyrA gene encoding DNA gyrase subunit A produces the protein MSDDTDILESTGPEGEYPRVDIVDEMKTSYLDYAMSVIVSRALPDVRDGLKPVHRRILFASQEGGFVAGRPFRKSAKIVGDVMGNYHPHGDAAIYDALARLTQPWSMRLPLIDGQGNFGSMDPDPPASMRYTEARLGRVANSLLEDLDKDTVDFADNYDGSRREPTVLPARFPNLLVNGAGGIAVGMATNIPPHNLGEVIDGCFAMMENPGITSEELLQIIPGPDFPTAPLILGQGGSRNAAITGRGSIIMRCRHKIEEGRGDRRSIVLTSIPYQVGKSNLVEKIAEAAKDKRIEGISDIRDESNREGVRVVIDLKRDASPEVVLNQLWRNTPAQSNFAANMLAIRGGRPEVLSLRDILQTFIQFREQVITRRTKFELNKARDRAHILLGLVVAVSNLDEVVRIIRGSPNPAEARGKLLAKEWPIGDIAPYIRLVEAIEPNAEESGGSYRLSEVQVKAILDLRLHRLTALGRDEIGDELKELAIAIEEYLSILADRVKLYAVMREELQAVRDLYANPRRSEFTAAFDGIDDEDLIEREDMVVTVTMDGYIKRTPLSTFRAQARGGKGRSGMATKDEDAVTTMFVTSTHNPVLFFSTAGKVYRLKVYKLPEGGPTTRGRPIVNLLPALDKDETIQTVLALPEDEAEWGKLSVVFATAKGNVRRNAMDSFANIPTNGKFAMRFEDESEDRLIGVALLEATDDVLLATRQGRAIRFAGDDVREFASRTSTGVRGMTLKDGDEVISLSILHRVGVKDQDERDAYLRFAAWKGEKDGEPTLSAERMAELAEREQFILTVCANGYGKMSSAYEYRRTGRGGQGITNIDNIERNGPVVASFPAFQAEQLMLVTDQAKLIRLPLHSLRVIGRGSAGVRLFNVSKGEHVVSAVRLDEEQEPEEIEGAEIAPEISPEAPEAGAGE, from the coding sequence GTGAGCGACGACACCGACATTCTCGAAAGCACCGGCCCCGAGGGCGAGTACCCCCGCGTCGACATCGTCGACGAGATGAAGACGAGCTACCTCGATTACGCGATGAGCGTGATCGTCAGCCGCGCGCTTCCCGATGTGCGCGACGGCCTGAAGCCCGTCCATCGCCGCATCCTTTTCGCGAGCCAGGAAGGCGGCTTCGTCGCCGGACGTCCGTTCCGCAAGTCGGCCAAGATCGTCGGCGACGTGATGGGCAACTATCACCCGCATGGTGACGCCGCGATCTATGACGCCCTCGCGCGCCTGACGCAGCCGTGGTCGATGCGACTGCCTCTGATCGACGGTCAGGGCAACTTCGGGTCGATGGACCCCGATCCGCCAGCCTCGATGCGCTATACCGAAGCGCGTCTTGGCAGGGTCGCCAACTCGCTGCTCGAAGATCTCGACAAGGATACTGTCGATTTCGCCGACAACTACGACGGTTCGCGCCGCGAGCCGACGGTTCTGCCCGCGCGCTTTCCGAACCTGCTGGTCAACGGCGCGGGCGGCATCGCGGTCGGCATGGCGACCAACATTCCGCCGCACAACCTTGGCGAAGTGATCGACGGCTGCTTTGCGATGATGGAAAATCCGGGGATCACCTCGGAAGAGCTTCTCCAGATCATCCCCGGCCCCGATTTCCCGACCGCACCGCTGATCCTGGGTCAGGGTGGATCGCGCAATGCCGCGATCACCGGTCGCGGCTCGATCATCATGCGCTGCCGTCACAAGATCGAGGAAGGCCGGGGCGACCGCCGCTCGATCGTGCTCACCTCGATTCCCTATCAGGTCGGGAAGTCCAACCTCGTCGAGAAGATCGCCGAGGCCGCCAAGGACAAGCGGATCGAGGGTATCTCGGATATCCGCGACGAATCGAACCGCGAAGGCGTGCGCGTGGTCATCGACCTCAAGCGCGACGCCTCGCCCGAGGTCGTGCTCAACCAGCTGTGGCGCAACACGCCCGCGCAGTCGAACTTCGCCGCGAACATGCTGGCAATCCGGGGCGGTCGTCCCGAAGTGCTGTCGCTGCGCGACATCCTGCAGACCTTCATCCAGTTCCGCGAACAGGTCATCACTCGCCGCACCAAGTTCGAACTGAACAAGGCGCGCGACCGGGCCCATATCCTGCTTGGCCTCGTTGTCGCGGTTTCGAACCTCGACGAAGTGGTGCGGATCATCCGCGGCTCGCCGAACCCGGCAGAGGCACGCGGCAAGCTGCTGGCCAAGGAATGGCCGATCGGCGACATCGCGCCCTACATCCGTCTGGTCGAGGCGATCGAGCCGAATGCCGAGGAATCGGGCGGTTCCTATCGCCTGTCCGAAGTGCAGGTGAAGGCGATTCTCGACCTGCGCCTGCACCGCCTGACGGCGCTCGGCCGTGACGAGATCGGCGACGAGCTCAAGGAACTGGCGATCGCGATCGAGGAATACCTCTCGATCCTGGCCGACCGCGTGAAGCTCTACGCGGTCATGCGCGAAGAGTTGCAGGCCGTTCGCGATCTCTACGCCAACCCGCGCCGTTCCGAGTTCACCGCCGCTTTCGACGGGATCGACGACGAAGATCTGATCGAGCGCGAGGACATGGTCGTCACCGTCACCATGGACGGGTACATCAAGCGCACCCCGCTCTCGACCTTCCGGGCGCAGGCACGCGGCGGCAAGGGCCGCTCGGGCATGGCGACCAAGGACGAGGATGCCGTGACGACGATGTTCGTCACCTCCACGCACAACCCGGTGCTGTTCTTCTCGACTGCCGGGAAGGTCTATCGCCTCAAGGTCTACAAGCTGCCAGAAGGCGGCCCGACCACGCGTGGCCGCCCGATCGTCAACCTGCTGCCCGCGCTTGACAAGGACGAGACGATCCAGACCGTCCTAGCCCTGCCGGAAGACGAGGCAGAATGGGGCAAGCTCTCGGTCGTGTTCGCCACGGCCAAGGGCAATGTACGCCGTAACGCCATGGATTCCTTCGCGAACATTCCGACCAACGGCAAGTTCGCGATGCGCTTCGAGGACGAGTCGGAGGATCGCCTGATCGGCGTTGCCCTGCTCGAAGCGACCGACGATGTACTGCTCGCCACCCGTCAGGGTCGTGCGATCCGCTTTGCCGGCGACGACGTGCGCGAATTCGCCAGCCGCACCTCGACCGGGGTTCGCGGCATGACGCTGAAGGATGGCGACGAGGTCATCTCGCTGTCGATCCTCCACCGCGTCGGCGTGAAGGATCAGGACGAGCGCGATGCCTACCTGCGCTTTGCCGCGTGGAAGGGTGAAAAGGACGGCGAACCAACGCTTTCGGCAGAGCGCATGGCCGAACTGGCCGAGCGCGAGCAGTTCATCCTGACCGTCTGCGCCAATGGCTACGGCAAGATGTCTTCCGCCTACGAATACCGACGGACCGGGCGCGGTGGTCAGGGTATCACCAATATCGACAATATCGAGCGTAACGGCCCGGTTGTCGCCAGCTTCCCGGCGTTCCAGGCCGAGCAGCTGATGCTCGTCACCGATCAGGCCAAGCTGATCCGTCTGCCGCTGCACTCTCTGCGGGTGATCGGGCGCGGTTCGGCGGGCGTGCGCCTGTTCAACGTCTCGAAGGGCGAGCATGTCGTCAGCGCCGTGCGCCTTGACGAGGAGCAGGAGCCGGAAGAGATCGAAGGTGCTGAAATCGCGCCTGAAATTTCGCCGGAAGCCCCTGAAGCAGGCGCCGGCGAGTGA
- a CDS encoding FtsB family cell division protein, whose product MALMSLLVMLGFVIAGPSGLIAWNENAHLLQARQVTLAGLRGQRDHLQNRVNLLEPDHMDPDLAGELVRRDLNVAHPDEMIMMLPHQGS is encoded by the coding sequence ATGGCCCTGATGAGCCTGCTTGTCATGCTCGGCTTCGTCATCGCCGGGCCCAGCGGTCTGATCGCGTGGAACGAGAACGCGCATCTGTTGCAGGCGCGACAGGTAACGCTGGCTGGTCTGCGTGGCCAGCGCGATCACCTCCAGAACCGCGTCAATCTGCTCGAACCCGATCACATGGACCCGGATCTGGCAGGGGAACTCGTCCGCCGCGACCTGAACGTCGCGCACCCGGACGAGATGATCATGATGCTGCCGCATCAGGGCTCCTGA
- a CDS encoding EAL domain-containing protein, with the protein MERRRIVFIAALLAVLAAILPLVGIAVYSRHRAMDGERMHLREYAGWTLDRTTRNLDMAKAALTSIEREHWSGCTTAQIDRMRQVSINTASVEEIGYFENGRLACTVWGKVDKTILVEPPQVQLGDGYAFDLGIKPRVTGGKPMNVLRFGRYNALMNPAMLVDVLTDTKMTLGVVAPDGHLLALSGPISSGLLDRLEHKAGFGRDGDQLYASVERGGLRAFAVTSYAVVENRTSGEMWTLVPLGVAVSIVLVGLILWASRLRLSPQTELAIAIRKREFTVCYQPMIDLHSGVCVGGEALVRWRRLDGSLTSPDYFIALAEETGLIDPLTDLVIGQVVADLGDLLRTDRGAHVAINISAADMQSGRFLPVLSRALGAAGIAPSQVWLEATERGFMNAEAARATIERARAAGHKVAIDDFGTGFSSLSLLETLPLDALKIDKSFIDAIGTEAATSVVVPHVIEMARELAFDVVAEGVETRIQEDYLRAAGVTYVQGWRYAKALNVYDFKAFFETMNGRRKAAP; encoded by the coding sequence ATGGAACGCCGCAGGATTGTTTTCATCGCAGCGCTGCTGGCTGTGCTGGCGGCAATCCTGCCTCTGGTGGGCATCGCGGTCTATTCGCGGCATCGGGCCATGGACGGTGAGCGCATGCACTTGCGCGAATACGCGGGGTGGACGCTCGATCGCACCACGCGCAATCTCGATATGGCCAAGGCCGCGCTGACCTCGATCGAACGCGAGCATTGGTCGGGCTGCACGACGGCCCAGATCGACCGGATGCGGCAGGTGTCCATCAATACCGCCTCCGTGGAAGAGATCGGTTATTTCGAGAACGGTCGCCTCGCCTGCACGGTGTGGGGCAAGGTCGACAAGACCATCCTCGTCGAGCCGCCGCAGGTGCAACTGGGCGATGGCTATGCCTTCGATCTTGGCATTAAGCCGCGCGTCACGGGTGGCAAGCCGATGAACGTGCTGCGCTTTGGCCGGTACAATGCGCTGATGAATCCGGCGATGCTGGTCGATGTCCTGACCGATACGAAGATGACGCTGGGCGTGGTCGCACCCGATGGGCACCTGCTGGCGCTGTCGGGGCCGATCTCGTCCGGTCTGCTGGACCGGCTGGAGCACAAGGCCGGTTTCGGGCGCGACGGGGATCAGCTCTATGCCTCGGTCGAACGGGGAGGTCTGCGGGCTTTCGCCGTCACCAGCTATGCCGTGGTGGAGAATCGGACCAGTGGCGAGATGTGGACACTGGTGCCGCTCGGCGTCGCGGTGTCGATCGTGCTGGTCGGCCTGATCCTGTGGGCATCACGCCTGCGCCTTTCGCCGCAGACCGAACTGGCGATCGCGATACGCAAGCGTGAATTCACGGTCTGCTATCAGCCGATGATCGATCTGCACTCCGGCGTCTGTGTCGGCGGCGAGGCTCTGGTGCGCTGGCGCCGTCTCGACGGCTCGCTGACTTCGCCGGATTATTTCATCGCGCTGGCGGAGGAGACCGGATTGATCGATCCGCTGACCGATCTGGTGATCGGGCAGGTGGTCGCCGATCTCGGAGACCTGCTGCGTACCGATCGCGGCGCTCACGTTGCCATCAACATTTCGGCGGCGGATATGCAGAGCGGGCGCTTCCTGCCGGTGCTTTCGCGCGCGCTTGGGGCTGCCGGAATTGCCCCGTCGCAAGTGTGGCTGGAGGCGACCGAGCGCGGCTTCATGAACGCTGAGGCCGCGCGCGCGACGATCGAGCGGGCGCGCGCGGCGGGTCACAAGGTGGCAATCGACGATTTCGGCACCGGCTTTTCCAGCCTGTCGTTGCTGGAGACCCTGCCGCTCGATGCGCTCAAGATCGACAAGTCGTTCATCGATGCGATCGGCACCGAAGCCGCGACCAGCGTGGTGGTGCCGCATGTGATCGAAATGGCGCGCGAACTGGCGTTCGATGTGGTTGCCGAAGGCGTCGAGACCCGGATTCAGGAAGACTATCTGCGCGCGGCGGGCGTCACCTATGTTCAGGGTTGGCGATATGCCAAGGCCCTGAATGTGTATGATTTCAAGGCATTCTTCGAAACCATGAACGGCCGCAGAAAGGCCGCCCCCTGA
- the trmFO gene encoding methylenetetrahydrofolate--tRNA-(uracil(54)-C(5))-methyltransferase (FADH(2)-oxidizing) TrmFO, with protein MTQNTSYDVHIIGGGLAGSEAAWQLGKRGFRVRLSEMRGAPADKGGERSPAHQGDGLAELVCSNSFRSDDDEKNAVGLLHHEMRRCDSIIMSAAAEAQVPAGSALAVDREVFSAAVEARLTALPNVDLVRERVDTLPDAGITIVATGPLTAASLASSIGSATGADSLAFFDAIAPIVYRDSIDMDVCWMASRWDKPSKLTGEAKDYINCPLDKEQYLAFHAALIAGEKTSFKEWEANTPYFDGCMPIEVMAERGVETLRFGPMKPVGLDNPHWATPEHPNGRWPYAVIQLRQDNALGTLWNMVGFQTKLKHAEQVKLFRTIPGLENAEFARLGGLHRNTFLNSPELLDRQLRLKSAPHIRFAGQITGCEGYVESASVGLLAGLMTASELAEQTWQAPPRETALGALLSHITGDADAETYQPMNVNFGLFPPLHDVKKKARKEAYTERAKREIGGWLSGLVGTA; from the coding sequence ATGACCCAGAACACCTCTTACGACGTCCACATCATCGGCGGCGGCCTCGCCGGAAGCGAAGCGGCCTGGCAGCTTGGCAAGCGCGGTTTCCGCGTGCGCCTGTCCGAGATGCGCGGCGCCCCTGCCGACAAGGGCGGCGAGCGCAGCCCCGCCCATCAGGGCGATGGACTTGCCGAACTGGTGTGCTCGAACTCGTTCCGCTCGGACGATGACGAAAAGAACGCGGTCGGCCTGCTGCACCATGAGATGCGCCGCTGCGATTCGATCATCATGAGCGCTGCCGCCGAAGCGCAAGTGCCCGCAGGCTCCGCGCTCGCCGTTGATCGCGAGGTGTTCTCCGCCGCCGTCGAGGCGCGCCTGACCGCGCTGCCCAATGTCGATCTGGTGCGCGAGCGTGTCGACACGCTGCCCGACGCCGGGATCACCATCGTCGCCACCGGACCGCTGACCGCCGCCAGCCTTGCCTCCAGCATCGGCAGCGCGACCGGGGCCGACAGCCTGGCGTTCTTCGATGCCATCGCCCCCATCGTCTATCGCGACTCGATCGACATGGACGTGTGCTGGATGGCCTCGCGTTGGGACAAGCCCTCGAAACTGACCGGCGAGGCAAAGGACTACATCAACTGCCCGCTCGACAAGGAGCAGTACCTGGCCTTTCACGCCGCGCTGATCGCGGGCGAGAAGACCTCGTTCAAGGAGTGGGAAGCCAACACGCCCTATTTCGACGGCTGCATGCCGATCGAGGTCATGGCCGAGCGCGGCGTCGAGACCCTGCGCTTCGGGCCGATGAAGCCGGTCGGCCTCGACAACCCGCACTGGGCGACGCCCGAGCATCCCAACGGCCGCTGGCCCTATGCGGTGATCCAGCTGCGGCAGGACAATGCGCTGGGCACCTTGTGGAACATGGTCGGCTTCCAGACCAAGCTGAAGCATGCCGAGCAGGTGAAGCTGTTCCGCACGATCCCCGGCCTTGAGAATGCCGAGTTTGCACGGCTGGGCGGCCTGCACCGCAACACCTTCCTCAATTCGCCCGAACTGCTCGACCGCCAGCTTCGCCTCAAGAGCGCGCCGCACATCCGCTTTGCAGGCCAGATCACCGGCTGCGAAGGCTATGTCGAAAGCGCCTCGGTCGGCCTGCTGGCGGGGCTGATGACGGCAAGCGAACTGGCGGAGCAAACGTGGCAGGCGCCGCCGCGCGAAACCGCGCTGGGCGCCCTGCTCTCGCACATCACCGGCGATGCCGATGCCGAGACCTATCAGCCGATGAACGTCAACTTCGGCCTGTTCCCGCCGCTGCACGACGTGAAGAAGAAGGCTCGCAAGGAAGCCTATACCGAGCGCGCCAAGCGCGAGATCGGTGGCTGGCTGTCGGGGCTGGTCGGGACGGCCTGA
- a CDS encoding DUF952 domain-containing protein encodes MSEHPAVAYKILTAEQFAELSAAGTFAGAPVDLADGYIHLSAEAQVQGTLDKHFAGQSDLVIAAVDLAKVPDPVKWEVSRGGALFPHIYGNLPFSAVFAHGPATLDEAGNVVLPA; translated from the coding sequence GTGAGCGAGCACCCCGCTGTCGCCTACAAGATCCTGACCGCAGAGCAGTTCGCCGAACTCTCTGCGGCGGGGACTTTCGCGGGTGCTCCGGTGGATCTGGCCGACGGCTATATCCACCTCTCCGCCGAAGCGCAGGTTCAGGGCACTCTGGACAAGCACTTCGCCGGGCAGAGCGATCTGGTGATCGCTGCCGTCGATCTTGCCAAAGTGCCCGATCCGGTGAAATGGGAAGTCTCGCGCGGCGGGGCCCTGTTCCCGCATATCTATGGAAACCTGCCGTTTTCTGCGGTCTTCGCACATGGACCAGCGACGCTGGATGAGGCCGGAAACGTCGTTCTGCCGGCCTGA
- a CDS encoding enoyl-CoA hydratase-related protein, with the protein MSSATQFETLLVEQRGAVTLLTLNRPKSLNALNLQVLSELSQALAAFQADPSQLCAVVTGSGEKAFAAGADIKEMADKGAAAMYAEDLFAGWQSDVVGRTRKPWIAAVNGFALGGGCELAMMADFIIAADTAKFGQPEIKLGEGPGMGGSQRLTRAIGKAKAMEMCLTGRMMDAAEAERSGLVARVVPLADLLDEALKTAEVIASMPPLAAMMVKEMVDTAYETTLTQGLVAERRMFQVLAASEDKAEGMAAFIEKRAGVWKGR; encoded by the coding sequence ATGAGCAGTGCAACCCAGTTCGAAACCCTTCTTGTCGAACAGCGAGGCGCTGTTACGCTCCTCACATTAAATCGACCTAAATCTCTCAATGCCCTGAACTTGCAGGTTCTTTCGGAATTGAGTCAGGCGCTGGCTGCCTTTCAGGCCGATCCGTCGCAACTCTGTGCCGTCGTCACCGGCAGTGGCGAGAAGGCCTTTGCTGCAGGGGCTGACATCAAGGAAATGGCCGACAAGGGCGCGGCGGCGATGTATGCCGAGGACCTGTTCGCCGGGTGGCAGAGCGATGTGGTCGGGCGGACCCGCAAGCCGTGGATCGCGGCGGTCAACGGCTTTGCGCTGGGCGGCGGGTGTGAGCTGGCGATGATGGCGGACTTCATCATCGCCGCCGATACTGCGAAGTTCGGCCAGCCCGAGATCAAGCTCGGCGAAGGCCCCGGCATGGGCGGCTCGCAGCGACTGACCCGCGCCATCGGCAAGGCCAAGGCCATGGAAATGTGTCTGACCGGGCGGATGATGGATGCCGCCGAGGCCGAGCGTTCCGGGCTCGTCGCGCGGGTGGTGCCACTTGCGGACCTGCTCGACGAGGCGCTGAAAACCGCCGAAGTGATCGCCTCGATGCCGCCGCTGGCCGCGATGATGGTCAAGGAAATGGTGGATACCGCTTATGAAACCACGCTGACGCAGGGTCTCGTCGCCGAGCGCCGGATGTTCCAGGTGCTTGCCGCGAGCGAAGACAAGGCCGAGGGCATGGCGGCGTTCATCGAGAAGCGGGCAGGGGTCTGGAAGGGCCGCTGA